A single genomic interval of Spirosoma taeanense harbors:
- a CDS encoding TraR/DksA family transcriptional regulator, with amino-acid sequence MVQEEKKRYSEEDLKEFQELISQKLDATRSELNYIKETLSKRNDSGTDNTSGNSKLLEDGADTSERENLSQLAARLQKFTQQLDAAMVRIKNGTYGICKDTGKLIPKERLRAVPHTQQTIEAKLRQSN; translated from the coding sequence ATGGTTCAGGAAGAAAAAAAACGCTACTCTGAAGAAGACCTGAAGGAATTCCAGGAGTTGATCAGCCAGAAACTCGATGCGACCCGTAGCGAGTTAAATTATATTAAGGAAACACTCAGCAAGCGCAACGACAGCGGTACTGACAACACGTCGGGTAACTCGAAACTGCTTGAAGACGGAGCCGATACCAGCGAACGCGAGAACCTAAGCCAGCTGGCCGCCCGTCTGCAAAAGTTTACGCAGCAGCTGGATGCGGCAATGGTGCGAATCAAGAACGGAACCTACGGTATCTGTAAGGACACGGGTAAGCTGATTCCGAAGGAACGGCTTCGCGCTGTGCCACATACCCAGCAAACGATCGAGGCTAAGCTCCGGCAGTCGAACTAA
- a CDS encoding phage holin family protein translates to MLERLEEIRENIFRYLEARIELFTLETRSKVEEGIVVGVHGVVLALLGAMTTIFLFSLLAAYLNEVTDSRYLGFLIVAIFFLILTVVWVAAKDFFKSKIRVAAYKVIKKNQEKKSAEKSEAIEELMAQTRASMGDKTPYAGQTNTP, encoded by the coding sequence ATGCTGGAACGCCTTGAAGAAATTCGGGAGAATATATTCCGCTATCTGGAGGCTCGAATCGAGTTATTTACACTCGAAACCAGAAGTAAAGTGGAAGAAGGCATTGTGGTGGGTGTCCATGGCGTTGTACTGGCCCTGCTTGGTGCAATGACGACCATATTTTTATTCAGTTTGCTAGCTGCTTATCTCAATGAGGTTACCGACAGCCGGTATCTGGGCTTTCTGATTGTTGCTATATTTTTCCTGATTCTTACAGTTGTCTGGGTTGCGGCCAAGGATTTTTTCAAATCAAAAATTCGCGTAGCTGCCTATAAAGTCATTAAGAAGAATCAGGAAAAGAAAAGCGCGGAAAAATCAGAAGCTATCGAAGAGCTAATGGCCCAGACACGCGCCAGCATGGGGGACAAAACTCCGTATGCAGGCCAGACAAACACACCTTAA
- a CDS encoding SMP-30/gluconolactonase/LRE family protein codes for MDNVRILASGLRFPEGPVFDEEGCLWCVEQEGEGLFCRDLDGTTMRVHTGGRPNGAAVRDGYLWFCDSGYNAIRRMAIRSKSIETVVSHIGGQPISMPNDLQFDDQGNLVFTCPGSPDGDEEGYVAVYAPNGTLEIIADGLFYPNGLVFLPETSNLLISETHRHRIWQGYWDAAGLSWENIRVWGVAGDAPDNEPIPGPDGMTVGPDGNVYVAVFGAGIIKVFTAEGEPLREIKLPGQNPSNCVFDPSGRLGLVVTETEKGNLLSIQL; via the coding sequence ATGGACAATGTACGTATACTGGCATCTGGGCTCCGTTTTCCCGAAGGACCGGTGTTCGATGAGGAAGGTTGTCTTTGGTGCGTAGAGCAGGAGGGAGAGGGGCTGTTTTGTCGCGATTTGGATGGAACGACAATGCGTGTTCATACGGGAGGCAGACCTAATGGCGCGGCTGTACGCGACGGTTATCTCTGGTTTTGCGACTCCGGGTACAATGCGATTCGCCGGATGGCTATCCGGTCAAAATCCATCGAGACAGTGGTCAGTCACATTGGTGGCCAGCCTATTAGTATGCCCAATGATTTACAATTCGATGACCAGGGAAACCTGGTGTTTACCTGCCCCGGTTCTCCCGATGGCGATGAAGAAGGATACGTGGCCGTTTATGCGCCAAACGGAACCCTGGAAATCATTGCCGATGGGCTGTTTTATCCGAATGGATTAGTGTTCCTGCCGGAAACGTCTAATCTGTTAATTAGCGAGACGCATCGACATCGAATCTGGCAGGGGTACTGGGATGCAGCCGGACTAAGCTGGGAAAATATCCGTGTTTGGGGCGTTGCCGGTGATGCGCCGGACAATGAGCCAATTCCTGGACCCGATGGCATGACGGTTGGACCGGATGGAAATGTTTACGTTGCCGTTTTTGGGGCGGGTATAATTAAGGTCTTCACGGCAGAGGGTGAACCGTTACGGGAAATTAAGCTGCCGGGTCAGAACCCGTCTAACTGTGTATTCGACCCATCGGGGCGGTTAGGGCTGGTCGTAACCGAAACAGAAAAGGGCAATTTGCTGAGTATCCAGCTATAA
- a CDS encoding MgtC/SapB family protein, with amino-acid sequence MDFELEDIVRLCLALLIGGLIGAEREYHGKAAGFRTMIMICVGSALFTMASVRIGGSQDRIAANIVNGIGFLGAGIIFREKNSVKGLTTAATVWAVSAVGMCVGSGLYDIALIGFVFILGSLLLLVGLTKRIQKLNQTRNYKIVTQFRNKTLNQYEKFFEECGLSPVRSNQQRIGSEIIGHWRVDGSEKNHEKCIKRLLNDPEVKEFTF; translated from the coding sequence ATGGATTTCGAACTGGAAGATATTGTTCGCCTGTGTCTGGCGCTGCTGATCGGCGGATTAATTGGTGCGGAGCGTGAATATCACGGTAAAGCGGCCGGATTCCGGACCATGATTATGATCTGCGTAGGGTCAGCGTTGTTTACGATGGCGTCGGTTCGAATTGGTGGCTCACAAGATCGCATTGCGGCCAACATCGTTAACGGCATTGGTTTTCTGGGCGCGGGGATCATCTTCCGGGAAAAGAACAGCGTCAAAGGCCTGACGACAGCTGCAACGGTCTGGGCGGTGTCGGCCGTAGGAATGTGTGTGGGCAGTGGACTGTATGACATTGCACTGATCGGCTTTGTCTTTATTCTGGGGTCGTTGCTGCTGCTGGTCGGCTTGACCAAACGAATTCAGAAACTGAATCAGACGCGGAATTATAAGATCGTGACGCAGTTTCGGAACAAGACGCTTAACCAGTACGAGAAATTCTTTGAAGAGTGCGGTCTGTCGCCCGTGCGAAGCAATCAGCAGCGTATCGGCTCCGAGATCATTGGTCACTGGCGGGTCGACGGTTCCGAAAAGAATCACGAAAAATGCATTAAACGGTTGCTCAACGATCCCGAAGTAAAAGAATTTACGTTCTGA
- a CDS encoding phosphatidylserine decarboxylase family protein — MRLHREGNTIMLTTGLVLLALNLLAYYYLFSDNPTTIALLLAASSVLFVLVVQFFRIPNRLLTVSEKQVIAPADGTIVVIEETEESEYFKDRRRQISIFMSPLNVHVNRNPVTGIIRYFRYYPGKYLVAWHPKSSTENERTTVVIQLTNGVEVLLRQIAGAVARRIVWYVKEGQPVEQGSELGFIKFGSRVDVFLPLDAEIKVKIGDRTKGGVTVLAELA; from the coding sequence ATGCGCTTACACCGCGAAGGTAACACCATTATGCTGACTACGGGGCTGGTTCTGCTTGCCTTGAACTTGCTCGCTTATTATTATCTGTTTTCGGACAATCCGACCACGATTGCCCTCTTACTGGCCGCCAGTTCGGTATTATTCGTACTGGTTGTTCAGTTTTTCAGGATACCGAACCGCCTGTTGACGGTTAGCGAAAAACAGGTAATTGCTCCGGCAGATGGTACAATTGTGGTGATTGAAGAAACCGAAGAAAGCGAATACTTCAAGGATCGCCGGCGGCAGATTTCCATCTTCATGTCTCCGCTGAACGTGCACGTGAACCGGAACCCCGTAACGGGGATTATTCGGTATTTCAGATATTACCCCGGCAAATACCTGGTTGCCTGGCACCCCAAGTCAAGCACGGAGAATGAACGCACAACGGTCGTGATTCAACTGACCAACGGCGTTGAGGTCTTATTACGTCAGATTGCGGGCGCGGTAGCCCGGCGTATTGTCTGGTACGTAAAGGAAGGCCAGCCGGTGGAGCAGGGCTCGGAACTGGGCTTTATTAAATTCGGCTCGCGGGTCGATGTATTTTTGCCCCTCGATGCCGAAATTAAAGTCAAAATTGGTGACCGAACCAAAGGTGGCGTTACGGTGCTGGCCGAATTAGCGTAA
- a CDS encoding Glu/Leu/Phe/Val family dehydrogenase has product MAYIEPAPINDKENPLESMMSRFDAAARMLGISDEMYDILKVPARQVIVGLPVTMDNGSIKVFEGYRVIHSNILGPAKGGIRLDPGVHLDEVRALAAWMTWKCAVVDIPYGGAKGGIACNPREMSAGEIERLIRQYTVAMLDVIGPDRDIPAPDMGTGPREMAWIVDEYSKAKGMTVNNVVTGKPLVLGGSLGRTEATGRGVTVAALAAMDKLRMNPYRTTAAVQGFGNVGSFAAELLHERGVTVVAISDISGGYYNSGGIDILAAVNYRNANKGTLDGFSGAEKITNEELLSLPVDVLVPAAKEDVITDDNAGSIQAKMIVEGANGPTSASADEIINNKGILVVPDILANAGGVTVSYFEWVQNRIGYKWTLDRVNRRADRIMKDAFDRVYETSQRYQVPMRLAAYIVAIDKVASTYKFRGGY; this is encoded by the coding sequence ATGGCGTACATTGAACCAGCTCCAATAAACGATAAAGAGAATCCCCTTGAATCTATGATGTCGCGTTTCGACGCGGCCGCCCGAATGCTTGGAATTTCGGACGAAATGTATGATATCCTGAAGGTACCGGCCCGACAGGTTATTGTAGGACTTCCCGTTACGATGGACAACGGGAGTATCAAGGTATTTGAAGGCTACCGCGTTATTCACTCAAATATTCTGGGTCCGGCAAAAGGCGGCATTCGGCTGGACCCAGGCGTTCACCTTGACGAAGTTCGGGCGCTGGCCGCCTGGATGACCTGGAAATGCGCCGTTGTGGATATTCCTTATGGCGGTGCAAAAGGTGGTATTGCCTGCAACCCGCGTGAAATGTCGGCGGGCGAAATCGAACGGCTCATCCGGCAATACACCGTTGCCATGCTCGACGTTATTGGGCCCGACCGCGATATTCCAGCGCCCGATATGGGAACCGGCCCGCGGGAAATGGCCTGGATTGTTGACGAATATTCGAAAGCCAAAGGCATGACCGTCAACAACGTTGTTACGGGTAAACCACTTGTTCTGGGCGGTTCGCTGGGCCGCACTGAAGCAACGGGACGGGGCGTTACGGTAGCAGCCCTGGCGGCAATGGATAAGCTGCGGATGAATCCCTACCGCACTACGGCGGCTGTACAGGGATTTGGCAACGTTGGGTCATTCGCGGCCGAGCTACTTCACGAACGGGGCGTTACAGTAGTGGCTATCAGCGATATTTCGGGTGGCTACTACAACTCGGGCGGAATCGACATTCTGGCTGCGGTTAATTATCGCAACGCTAACAAAGGAACGCTCGACGGCTTCAGCGGAGCCGAGAAAATAACGAACGAAGAACTGCTTTCGTTACCAGTCGATGTGCTGGTACCGGCGGCTAAGGAAGACGTAATCACGGACGACAACGCCGGCTCGATTCAGGCTAAAATGATTGTAGAGGGCGCTAACGGTCCTACCTCGGCCTCGGCGGATGAAATCATTAACAATAAAGGGATTCTGGTCGTACCGGATATTCTGGCCAATGCCGGTGGCGTAACGGTATCGTATTTTGAATGGGTGCAGAACCGGATCGGTTACAAATGGACGCTCGACCGCGTTAATCGCCGGGCCGACCGCATCATGAAAGATGCCTTCGACCGCGTATACGAAACCTCACAGCGTTATCAGGTGCCAATGCGATTGGCCGCTTATATTGTAGCGATTGATAAAGTTGCCAGCACCTATAAGTTCCGGGGCGGCTATTAA
- a CDS encoding GMC family oxidoreductase — MQFDYIIVGAGSAGCVLANRLSADPAVSVLLLEAGGPDAKLEIQIPAAYTKLHGSAVDWGFWTEPQTALNGRRIYQPRGKTLGGCSSTNAMAYVRGNRLDYDDWSASGNAGWSYKDLLPYFIRSEHNEQYEQLDPGYHGTEGPLNVTFATRFQTPLAAAFVESCKQTGIPGNNDYNGAQQAGAGLFQFTIKDGRRHSAATAFLKPVLKRPNLNVITHAQTTQILIQNDRATGVEFITGKNQIQQAMARREVILSAGAFHSPQLLMLSGIGPAEGLRSVGIPVKKHLSGVGQNLQDHVFTGVSSLSSQRASSANFHLKPLNQFKGLVQYFLNRNGPMTISPLEAVAFLRVNDPSTEVQPDRINMQFHFAPVHFGNDGRTDFYDLSTYPTTDGYTVLPTLLKPKSRGYIGLQSKNPLDAPVIQPNYLIDDTDCQVLVNGLRKAIEVMQADAFGRFSLGINHPTEYSSDDALWQHILNVLEPVYHPVGTCKMGHDELAVVDADLRVRGIEGLRVIDASIMPTIVSGNTNAPVIMIAEKGADLILGRKISRTNAVGAVTSTK, encoded by the coding sequence ATGCAGTTTGACTACATCATCGTTGGCGCAGGCTCAGCAGGATGCGTACTGGCGAACCGGTTATCGGCCGATCCGGCCGTTTCGGTGCTGCTCCTGGAAGCGGGCGGCCCGGACGCCAAACTGGAGATTCAGATTCCGGCGGCCTACACAAAACTGCATGGCTCAGCCGTTGACTGGGGTTTCTGGACGGAGCCACAAACAGCCCTAAACGGTCGACGTATTTACCAGCCACGCGGTAAAACGTTGGGTGGTTGCAGTTCGACCAACGCAATGGCATACGTGCGGGGCAATCGGCTCGACTACGACGACTGGTCTGCTTCTGGCAACGCGGGCTGGAGTTATAAAGATTTACTTCCTTACTTCATCCGGTCGGAGCATAACGAACAGTATGAGCAGTTAGACCCAGGTTACCACGGTACGGAAGGGCCGCTGAACGTAACCTTCGCGACGCGCTTTCAGACACCTTTGGCCGCAGCCTTCGTTGAGTCATGCAAACAGACCGGCATACCCGGCAACAACGATTATAACGGAGCCCAACAGGCAGGTGCTGGCCTGTTTCAGTTTACGATAAAAGACGGTCGGCGACACAGTGCGGCTACGGCTTTTTTGAAACCGGTTCTGAAACGCCCCAACCTGAATGTGATTACTCATGCACAGACAACCCAAATTCTAATTCAGAACGACCGGGCGACAGGTGTCGAATTTATTACAGGCAAAAACCAGATACAGCAGGCTATGGCTCGGCGTGAGGTCATTCTTTCGGCGGGCGCGTTTCATTCACCCCAGCTTTTGATGTTATCTGGTATCGGGCCAGCAGAAGGGCTTCGGTCAGTAGGTATTCCCGTCAAGAAACACCTGTCCGGCGTTGGGCAGAATCTACAGGATCATGTATTTACGGGCGTCAGCAGCCTGAGTTCGCAGCGGGCAAGCTCGGCTAATTTTCACCTTAAACCGCTAAATCAGTTCAAAGGATTAGTGCAGTATTTTCTGAACCGCAACGGGCCAATGACCATCAGTCCGCTCGAAGCCGTCGCGTTTCTCCGGGTCAACGATCCATCGACAGAGGTTCAGCCAGATCGGATCAATATGCAATTTCATTTTGCACCGGTCCATTTTGGGAACGACGGCCGGACCGACTTTTACGATCTGAGTACCTACCCAACAACAGATGGGTATACGGTATTACCAACGTTGCTAAAGCCAAAAAGCCGGGGCTACATCGGTCTTCAATCCAAAAATCCGCTTGATGCACCAGTTATTCAACCCAATTACCTGATAGACGACACCGACTGCCAGGTGCTCGTGAATGGTCTACGTAAAGCGATTGAGGTGATGCAGGCCGACGCCTTCGGACGATTCAGTCTGGGTATCAACCACCCAACCGAATACAGCTCGGACGATGCGCTTTGGCAACACATTCTGAATGTACTGGAACCCGTCTATCATCCGGTTGGGACCTGTAAAATGGGGCACGATGAACTGGCCGTTGTGGACGCTGACCTACGGGTTCGGGGCATTGAGGGCCTCCGCGTGATCGACGCGTCAATCATGCCAACAATTGTTTCGGGCAATACAAACGCGCCGGTGATCATGATTGCCGAGAAAGGGGCGGATCTGATTCTGGGGCGTAAAATCAGCCGGACAAACGCGGTCGGCGCAGTAACCAGTACTAAGTAG
- a CDS encoding alginate O-acetyltransferase AlgX-related protein — protein MNALRLKLTAFTFAILLLLPALDQVLNLSERFKSTENRRQAGMPALNFPHVRSFVRQFDQYYKENFGWRNALFYAYSRWKLNVLGESPLPEKVVVGQNGWFYLGNSYNHVVDQHRGLLPLSADSARIITSHLIRRQQELAQQGIRLYVLIAPDSHTIYPEYLPDRLKPNVSPSRLDILKKAVRQTKLPFVDIRDTLWTAKRNHVVYYQTDTHWNDYGTLVGCAALLKRIRRDWPSIPQIRPDNYRIEKQRGLGGDLTTMLTVQEAQKDPVFYAITPNPDRAARQTATVPNDLSGFPSMRFIKADTTGSQLPRLLFIGDSFSHSMTQFLPGYFRESYFVRGSQLDPALVKAERPDVLVIEVVERNISYLANF, from the coding sequence ATGAATGCGTTACGCTTAAAACTAACCGCTTTTACGTTTGCCATCCTGCTGCTGTTGCCCGCGCTCGATCAGGTGTTGAACCTATCCGAACGGTTCAAAAGCACCGAAAATCGGCGGCAGGCGGGCATGCCAGCTCTGAACTTTCCGCACGTACGGAGCTTCGTTCGGCAGTTTGACCAGTATTACAAAGAGAACTTCGGCTGGCGTAACGCCTTGTTTTACGCCTATAGCCGCTGGAAACTGAATGTGCTGGGTGAATCGCCGTTGCCCGAAAAAGTAGTGGTTGGCCAGAATGGCTGGTTTTACCTCGGGAACAGCTATAATCACGTTGTTGATCAGCATCGGGGCCTCTTGCCTCTCTCGGCTGATTCGGCCCGCATAATTACCAGCCACCTGATCCGTCGGCAGCAGGAACTGGCGCAGCAGGGGATTCGGCTTTACGTGCTGATTGCGCCGGATTCGCACACCATCTATCCGGAGTACCTGCCCGACCGGTTAAAGCCCAATGTAAGCCCTTCCCGTCTGGATATATTGAAGAAGGCCGTTCGGCAGACGAAACTGCCCTTTGTTGACATCCGTGATACGCTCTGGACTGCTAAGCGCAATCATGTGGTGTATTACCAGACCGACACGCACTGGAACGACTATGGCACACTGGTGGGCTGCGCAGCCCTGCTGAAGCGCATCCGGCGGGACTGGCCCTCGATACCTCAAATTCGTCCAGACAACTACCGGATTGAAAAACAGCGCGGTTTAGGGGGCGACCTGACAACCATGCTGACGGTGCAGGAAGCGCAGAAAGACCCGGTTTTTTACGCTATCACGCCGAATCCGGATCGCGCGGCCCGACAGACGGCTACCGTGCCAAACGACCTATCGGGTTTTCCGTCGATGCGGTTCATCAAAGCGGACACTACCGGCTCCCAATTGCCCCGACTGCTGTTCATTGGCGATTCGTTCAGTCACAGCATGACCCAGTTTTTGCCGGGGTATTTTCGAGAGTCCTATTTTGTGCGCGGCAGTCAGCTTGATCCTGCGCTGGTTAAAGCCGAGCGGCCGGATGTCCTCGTCATTGAAGTTGTCGAGCGCAACATTAGCTATCTGGCTAATTTTTAA
- a CDS encoding MBOAT family O-acyltransferase produces the protein MLFSSAIFLFLFLPFFLIAYYLLPHRWRNAFLFGASLLFYAWGEGLVVLVLLLSAFINFVAGRLVERGQRRTGLFVSLVGSLSLLFYYKYTNFLFESVRGFAEAFALPVSENLTLAQIALPIGISFYTFQGISYTLDIYWGRIRANRSFLDYGTYVAMFPHQIAGPIVRYADIAPELADRTVTVEKFGVGAERFIIGLAKKVLLANTFAGLADTVFNAPPDTYPTATAWLGILAYSLQIYFDFSGYSDMAIGLGKMVGFDFKENFNYPYIARSIQDFWRRWHISLSSWFRDYLYIPLGGSRATKARTYRNLLIVFFVTGLWHGASWNFIVWGLYHGLFLLIERAGLGKWLERVWPPVAHLYTLLVVLIGWVFFRATDLTTAVAYLQKMAGLTPEPSLSAYPLSYFLNSEIIVSLLLGFVLATPVYHRFQTLWHRLLARVVVSPVRLTLDTAYVLGLVTLFVMAVAYLAADTYNPFIYFRF, from the coding sequence ATGCTGTTCAGTTCGGCTATTTTTTTGTTTTTATTCCTTCCCTTCTTCCTCATTGCCTATTACCTGCTGCCGCACCGGTGGCGTAACGCGTTTTTGTTCGGAGCCAGTCTGTTATTTTATGCCTGGGGCGAAGGGCTGGTTGTGCTGGTTCTGCTGCTGTCGGCCTTTATCAATTTCGTAGCCGGGCGGCTGGTGGAGCGGGGTCAGCGCCGGACCGGGCTGTTTGTGTCGCTGGTTGGGAGCTTATCGCTGCTGTTTTATTACAAATACACCAACTTCCTGTTTGAGTCGGTGCGGGGCTTTGCCGAAGCCTTCGCCCTGCCAGTTTCCGAGAATCTGACGCTGGCGCAGATTGCTTTACCGATTGGCATTAGCTTCTATACGTTTCAGGGCATTTCCTATACGCTGGATATTTACTGGGGCCGCATCCGGGCCAACCGCAGCTTTCTGGATTACGGTACATACGTGGCCATGTTTCCGCATCAGATCGCCGGGCCGATTGTGCGGTATGCCGACATCGCACCCGAACTGGCCGACCGGACCGTTACGGTAGAGAAGTTTGGCGTCGGGGCCGAACGGTTCATTATCGGGCTGGCGAAAAAAGTACTGCTGGCAAACACCTTTGCCGGGCTGGCCGATACGGTTTTCAACGCGCCACCAGACACGTACCCGACGGCTACTGCCTGGCTCGGCATTCTAGCCTACAGTCTGCAGATTTATTTCGATTTCTCCGGCTACTCCGACATGGCTATCGGTCTGGGCAAGATGGTCGGCTTCGATTTCAAAGAGAATTTTAACTATCCCTACATTGCCCGGTCGATTCAGGATTTCTGGCGACGCTGGCATATTTCCCTGTCGAGCTGGTTTCGAGATTACCTCTACATTCCGTTGGGGGGCAGTCGGGCAACGAAAGCCCGCACGTATCGTAACCTGCTGATCGTTTTTTTTGTAACGGGGCTCTGGCACGGTGCCAGCTGGAACTTCATCGTCTGGGGACTGTATCACGGCCTGTTTCTGCTGATTGAGCGGGCGGGCCTGGGCAAGTGGCTGGAGCGGGTGTGGCCGCCCGTTGCGCACCTGTATACCCTGCTGGTTGTCCTGATTGGCTGGGTATTCTTCCGGGCGACCGACCTGACAACGGCCGTAGCGTATCTGCAAAAAATGGCTGGCCTGACGCCGGAGCCATCCCTGTCGGCTTATCCGTTGTCTTATTTCCTGAATTCGGAGATTATTGTCTCTCTGCTGCTCGGGTTTGTGCTGGCAACGCCGGTTTATCATCGGTTTCAGACGTTATGGCATCGGTTGCTGGCTCGGGTTGTGGTCTCGCCCGTCCGGCTTACGCTCGACACGGCCTACGTGCTGGGTTTGGTTACGCTCTTTGTTATGGCGGTGGCGTATCTGGCGGCCGATACTTACAACCCGTTCATTTATTTTCGGTTCTGA